Part of the Paenibacillus sp. FSL R7-0273 genome is shown below.
CAGCCGCCTTACGTGATGATTTAAAAGCAACAGTAATAATATGTCTCGTACGCTGACCTTTTATGCTGGAGCATTTCTCCAAGCCGGCGGCTTAAAAACACAGCACAGCTACGTAATCCAGCCGCCGTTCGGACTGATTACCTGTCCGGTAATATAGCCCGACTCAGGCAGGGCCAGAAAATACACAAGCGAAGCCACCTCTTCGGGCGAGGCCAGCCGGCCGGCCGGAATTTCTTCCTCCAGCAGCCGCAGCTCCTCCTCCTGCAGGTTGTTCAGCATCGCCGTGTTGACAGCTCCGGGTGCAACGGCATTAACCGTAACCCCTGAAGGGGCCAGCTCCTTGGCCAGCGCTTTTGTGAAGGCATTTACACCGCCTTTACTGGCTGAATAGGCGACTTCACAGGAGGCGCCGGAGATTCCCCAGACTGAGGATACGTTAATGATGCGGCCGTAGCGCTGGGAAACCATATAGGGCATAAAAATCTGGCTGCACAAAAAAGTGCCCTTGAGATTGACGGACATCACATCGTCCCATTCTTCTTCCGTCACATCTGCCAGCATACCGTAATGCGCCTTTCCGGCATTATTAACCAGGATATCCGGAAGCATGCCGCTGCTCTCCAGCCGTTCCGCCATGCGCAGCAGCTGGCCGCGGTCCTTCATATCCGCAGCCACTGTAAGCACCTTGGCCCCGAGCGCCAGGCAGCGGCGGGCTACATCATTGGCTGCTTCATGCGAATGCATATAATGAATGACAATGTTCATCCCGACGGAGGCAAAGCGTTCAGCGATTGCGCCGCCGATCCCCCCGCTGCCTCCCGTAATGAGCACAGTCATCTCTTTAATGGGTTTGCTGCTCTCTCCCGTTAACGCCATTAAGGGCTCACCACAAGCGATACGCTAAGCTGCTCCCAGTCCACATGGGCACGGAGCCGGGCATTGACATCTTCCAGTGTAATCGACTCGTAGACGGGCAGCACCTCAAACAGATCGGCGCCGCGGAACTGGTAGCGCGTGAATTCATGGGCAATGCTCTCAGGCGAATTCAGCATGCGCAGATAGCCGCCGATTTTCTTTTTGCGGGCACGCTCAAAGTCCTTTTCCGCAAAGCCGGAAGCCAGCACGGCATTGATCTCTTCCTTAATCCGCTTCAGCAGCAGATCCGGGTCCTTAGTATCTCCGCCAATCGCTGAGAACGCATATTGCGGAGAGCTGTTGAATTCATGGCCGAAGCTGTCAGAGATCAGCTCTTCGTCATACAGCTTCTGGTATAACGCCGTACTGCTTCCAAGCAGCAGGTCAAGCATAAGCTTGGTGGTCAGGTCACGGCGCACTGCCGCTTCTCCGGTCAGCCCTTCCGGCTTCTCTTTGAACCCGAACAGGCATTTCGGCATCGAGACAGCCAGCCGGCTCTCTTTATGCTTCTGCGCAACCTGAGCAGGCTCTTCCTCGAAGATCCGGGTGATTTCCCCTTGCTTGTCGTAGGATTTGGC
Proteins encoded:
- the ymfI gene encoding elongation factor P 5-aminopentanone reductase — translated: MALTGESSKPIKEMTVLITGGSGGIGGAIAERFASVGMNIVIHYMHSHEAANDVARRCLALGAKVLTVAADMKDRGQLLRMAERLESSGMLPDILVNNAGKAHYGMLADVTEEEWDDVMSVNLKGTFLCSQIFMPYMVSQRYGRIINVSSVWGISGASCEVAYSASKGGVNAFTKALAKELAPSGVTVNAVAPGAVNTAMLNNLQEEELRLLEEEIPAGRLASPEEVASLVYFLALPESGYITGQVISPNGGWIT